In one Verrucomicrobiota bacterium JB022 genomic region, the following are encoded:
- the def gene encoding peptide deformylase, giving the protein MILRVTHYGEPVLRQTGKRIERFDDELKQLAADMVETMREEDGVGLAAQQIGRALLLFVVDVSMLEPQDLDYELDGKRPPIDLIMPLTLVNAQVKVLPGRTATGEEGCLSFPGVRGDVTRPLAVEVNYQDLDGTPHVLRAAGWFARVLQHEYDHTQGVLFIDHFSSRQLRNAETRLKQLKRAARNRLKEESPEAEA; this is encoded by the coding sequence ATGATTTTACGGGTCACGCATTACGGTGAGCCGGTTTTACGGCAGACCGGGAAGCGGATCGAGCGCTTCGATGATGAGTTGAAGCAACTCGCCGCCGACATGGTCGAAACCATGCGCGAGGAAGACGGTGTGGGCTTGGCCGCCCAGCAGATCGGCCGCGCCCTCCTGCTCTTCGTCGTCGACGTCAGCATGCTGGAGCCGCAGGATCTTGATTACGAACTGGATGGCAAACGCCCCCCGATCGATCTCATCATGCCGCTGACGCTCGTCAATGCGCAGGTGAAGGTGTTGCCCGGCCGCACGGCGACCGGCGAAGAGGGCTGCCTCTCCTTCCCCGGCGTGCGCGGCGACGTAACCCGCCCCCTCGCGGTTGAAGTCAATTACCAGGACCTCGACGGCACGCCCCACGTGCTGCGCGCCGCCGGCTGGTTTGCCCGCGTGTTGCAACACGAGTACGACCACACTCAGGGAGTGCTCTTTATCGACCACTTTTCCAGCCGCCAGCTGCGCAATGCGGAAACGCGCCTCAAGCAGCTCAAGCGCGCTGCCCGTAACCGCCTGAAGGAGGAGAGCCCCGAGGCCGAAGCATGA
- a CDS encoding transcriptional repressor, with product MIRQTRQRAAIEQVLREAGRPLSPNEIHEMAVKLLPGLGLRTVYRQIKDLSEAHLLLGVDYPGQPVRYELAMDGHIGHFICRDCDRVYYLQVEVPEVHIEEPEGFKITGQETIFYGVCPNCAQRGK from the coding sequence ATGATCCGCCAAACCCGCCAGCGCGCTGCCATCGAGCAAGTCCTGCGGGAGGCAGGCCGCCCCCTCTCGCCCAACGAGATTCACGAAATGGCCGTGAAGCTCCTGCCCGGGCTCGGCCTGCGCACCGTTTACCGGCAGATCAAGGACCTGAGCGAGGCGCACCTGCTGCTGGGCGTCGACTACCCCGGCCAGCCTGTGCGCTACGAGCTGGCGATGGACGGCCATATCGGCCACTTCATCTGCCGCGACTGCGACCGGGTGTATTACCTGCAGGTCGAAGTGCCCGAGGTGCACATCGAGGAGCCGGAAGGCTTCAAGATCACCGGGCAGGAAACCATCTTTTACGGCGTCTGCCCCAACTGCGCTCAGCGCGGCAAATAG
- the mtaB gene encoding tRNA (N(6)-L-threonylcarbamoyladenosine(37)-C(2))-methylthiotransferase MtaB: protein MSSSSQPRATVHTLGCRLNQAESQVLRDRLERDGYQVVPWGERADLGIINTCTVTREADAKCRKTIRQFIQRNPQAFTAVIGCYSQMGAKAIASIEGVDLIVGNQDKLSVLDHARLGKNERPVILRERISGEDFAVTFVGDLPSTLRANLKIQDGCDFYCSFCIIPTARGRARSRDWDNTLAEARQLAENGVREVVLTGVNLGTYASQGHDLVALVDALDELPGLERIRISSIEPTTVDLALLDRMADPAHALVPYLHLPLQSGSDPILQRMRRKYTVADYAAFVAEAQRRVPGLCLGTDILVGSDGETEAHFQETCDFFLAQPFTYCHVFPYSERKGTLAVKRQEHDPACVVPVEERQQRVARLRRLSEAKRHDFYARYLGQEVEILVEQPREDRWPGYTANYVRVLAEADTSFGDLRNQLVRVRLDRISADFAEGEVVGVAERALAGAV from the coding sequence ATGTCCTCTTCCTCCCAACCGCGTGCCACGGTGCACACGCTCGGCTGCCGCCTCAATCAGGCGGAGAGTCAGGTGTTGCGCGACCGGCTGGAGCGCGACGGCTATCAGGTGGTGCCGTGGGGCGAGCGGGCCGATCTCGGGATCATCAACACCTGCACCGTTACGCGCGAGGCCGACGCGAAGTGCCGCAAGACGATCCGCCAGTTTATCCAGCGCAACCCGCAGGCCTTTACCGCCGTCATCGGTTGCTACTCGCAGATGGGGGCCAAGGCCATCGCCAGCATCGAAGGCGTCGACCTGATTGTGGGCAACCAGGATAAGCTGAGCGTGCTCGATCACGCCCGCCTGGGCAAAAACGAGCGCCCCGTGATCTTGCGCGAGCGCATCAGCGGCGAAGACTTCGCCGTCACCTTTGTCGGCGATCTGCCGTCGACCCTGCGGGCCAACCTCAAGATCCAGGACGGGTGCGACTTTTACTGCAGCTTTTGCATCATCCCCACTGCCCGGGGCCGTGCCCGGTCGCGCGATTGGGACAATACCCTCGCCGAGGCCCGCCAACTGGCTGAAAACGGCGTGCGCGAGGTCGTGCTGACGGGCGTCAATCTGGGCACCTACGCCTCACAGGGGCACGATCTAGTGGCGCTGGTCGATGCGCTTGACGAGCTGCCGGGGCTGGAGCGCATTCGTATCTCCAGCATTGAGCCGACCACCGTCGACCTCGCCTTGCTCGACCGTATGGCCGATCCGGCACATGCCCTCGTGCCCTACCTGCACCTGCCGCTGCAGAGCGGCAGCGATCCCATTCTCCAACGGATGCGCCGCAAATATACGGTGGCCGACTACGCTGCCTTTGTGGCCGAAGCTCAGCGGCGCGTGCCGGGCCTGTGCCTGGGCACGGACATCCTGGTCGGCTCCGATGGCGAAACAGAGGCGCACTTTCAGGAGACCTGCGACTTCTTTCTGGCGCAGCCCTTCACCTACTGCCACGTCTTCCCTTACTCGGAGCGCAAAGGCACGCTGGCGGTCAAGCGGCAGGAGCACGACCCGGCCTGCGTCGTGCCGGTGGAAGAGCGCCAGCAGCGGGTCGCTCGCCTGCGCCGCCTCAGCGAGGCCAAGCGCCACGACTTTTACGCCCGCTACCTTGGGCAAGAGGTGGAAATCCTCGTCGAGCAGCCCCGCGAAGACCGTTGGCCCGGCTACACCGCCAACTACGTCCGCGTCTTGGCCGAAGCCGATACGTCCTTCGGCGACCTGCGCAACCAGCTCGTGCGCGTCCGCCTCGACCGGATCAGCGCCGACTTCGCCGAAGGCGAGGTCGTAGGCGTGGCGGAGAGGGCGCTTGCAGGGGCTGTCTAA
- a CDS encoding sodium-dependent transporter — protein MAVKESWNSRLGVILAVAGSAVGIGNFLRFPGNVAQYGGGAFMLAYVISFLIIGLPLSWAEWTMARYGGQRGFHSPVGVFHAVTRRPWGKFVGVIGIVIPVCIYMYYVVVESWCLGYACNFLFNPEVFSTSEGVGNFFGAFTGIGADGSAWGMGMDHLGTFLIVCFALNFFLIYRGISKGIEMFCNYAMPALLILALIVLVRVLTLGTPNPEIPSQNITNGLGFMWNPNKVELVETTQNEAGDSVEKRTQLFGRQVEVVKQQLGLEGGEGEPLPVSAAWLEQVGIATPNPEASFRVDEISAVSQLAKPDVWLAAAGQIFFSLSVGFGVILTYASYLKKDDDVILSGLTAVSANEFSEVGLGGLITVPAAFAFFGVTASVGSTFGLGFVTLPNVFGLMPAGNIFGFLFFFLLFLAAVTSSLSMLQPGIAFLEGALGIGRKLSVAILGLITAVGAIAVVSFSKDVKMLDHLDFWGGTFLIFVFATIQISAFAWLFGIKNGMKEAHTGSAIRIPKIFQWTMATVTPLFLITIFVFWMKDNVFGQGSSYVTDLIREPKMGAWAAVVALGLFGLFSLIVTLNSPRYKSYDHGPDQE, from the coding sequence ATGGCAGTAAAGGAATCCTGGAACTCGAGGCTCGGCGTCATCCTGGCGGTGGCGGGCAGTGCTGTTGGCATTGGCAATTTCCTGCGTTTTCCCGGAAACGTAGCCCAGTATGGGGGCGGTGCCTTCATGTTGGCCTACGTCATTTCCTTCCTGATCATCGGGTTGCCGCTGTCGTGGGCAGAATGGACGATGGCCCGTTACGGCGGGCAGCGCGGCTTTCACTCCCCGGTAGGGGTCTTCCACGCCGTCACCCGGCGGCCGTGGGGCAAGTTTGTGGGCGTCATCGGCATCGTCATCCCCGTGTGCATCTATATGTATTATGTGGTGGTTGAGTCGTGGTGCCTGGGCTACGCCTGCAACTTCCTCTTCAACCCCGAAGTCTTCAGCACCTCGGAGGGGGTGGGGAACTTCTTTGGCGCCTTTACCGGCATTGGGGCCGACGGCTCGGCCTGGGGCATGGGGATGGACCACCTCGGCACGTTCCTGATCGTCTGCTTTGCGCTCAATTTCTTCCTGATCTACCGGGGCATCTCCAAAGGCATCGAGATGTTTTGCAACTACGCCATGCCCGCCCTGCTGATCCTCGCGCTGATCGTGCTGGTGCGGGTGCTGACCCTCGGCACGCCCAACCCCGAGATCCCGAGCCAGAACATCACCAACGGCCTCGGCTTCATGTGGAACCCGAACAAGGTCGAGCTGGTCGAGACCACCCAAAATGAGGCGGGCGACTCGGTGGAAAAGCGCACGCAGCTCTTTGGCCGCCAGGTGGAGGTGGTCAAGCAGCAGCTGGGCCTCGAAGGCGGTGAGGGCGAGCCGTTGCCGGTTTCGGCCGCGTGGCTGGAGCAGGTAGGCATCGCGACGCCCAACCCGGAGGCAAGCTTCCGGGTGGACGAGATCAGCGCGGTCAGCCAGTTGGCCAAGCCCGATGTGTGGCTCGCGGCGGCAGGGCAGATCTTCTTCTCCCTCTCCGTCGGCTTCGGTGTGATCCTGACTTATGCGTCTTACCTGAAGAAGGACGACGACGTGATCCTGAGCGGCCTGACTGCCGTCTCTGCCAACGAATTTTCCGAAGTGGGCCTGGGCGGCCTGATCACGGTGCCGGCGGCGTTTGCCTTCTTCGGCGTCACGGCGAGCGTGGGCAGCACTTTCGGCCTCGGCTTCGTCACTCTGCCCAACGTGTTCGGCCTCATGCCAGCGGGGAACATCTTCGGCTTCCTGTTTTTCTTCCTGCTCTTCCTAGCGGCAGTCACCAGCTCGCTCTCGATGCTCCAACCGGGCATCGCGTTTCTGGAAGGGGCGCTGGGCATCGGTCGCAAGCTGTCGGTGGCGATTCTCGGCCTCATTACGGCGGTGGGGGCCATTGCGGTGGTCTCCTTCAGCAAAGACGTGAAGATGCTCGACCACCTCGACTTCTGGGGCGGCACCTTCCTGATCTTCGTCTTCGCCACGATCCAGATCTCGGCCTTTGCCTGGCTCTTCGGGATCAAGAACGGCATGAAGGAGGCGCACACGGGGTCGGCCATCCGCATCCCCAAAATCTTCCAATGGACGATGGCGACGGTTACGCCGCTCTTCCTCATCACGATCTTCGTCTTCTGGATGAAGGACAACGTCTTCGGTCAGGGCTCCAGCTATGTGACGGACTTGATCCGCGAGCCCAAGATGGGGGCGTGGGCCGCCGTCGTCGCGCTGGGGCTCTTCGGGCTGTTCTCGTTGATCGTTACGCTCAACAGCCCGCGTTACAAGAGCTACGACCACGGCCCCGACCAAGAATAA